In Pogoniulus pusillus isolate bPogPus1 chromosome 20, bPogPus1.pri, whole genome shotgun sequence, the following are encoded in one genomic region:
- the LOC135184168 gene encoding basic salivary proline-rich protein 2-like has product MRCTRKPSCGWDLHTPHICLKEASGLAKDEENPGAGTVTGNAFGRTPMQPPPRGESHRHGPGGPQDPRGRVAAGSAWLRAAARSPRRGPGGGVLPAGQAQSQPRSPGCPHTGHGGGNREEGRPQRRHRRGLRTRAKAPLATTGPARAHRGNAATTLGPRPGAPSPPSHRPELLAGAAGGSSQPRPLPVPLAAPPGRSPKRPLGAPCPPPRPVPSAPGEGGTAVTPSMPARWLGPPGPRRSELQSCGRPPASSGRGQPSPVEGQAAGAGVRRRSLTCLRQPPPRRQPRSVRVRCPASGGQFVMKMAPAKCRIALQSAVETAESSTDVK; this is encoded by the exons ATGAGATGCACACGCAAACCCTCCTGTGGCTGGGACCTACACACGCCCCACATATGCCTCAAAGAG GCCTCCGGGCTAGCGAAGGACGAAGAAAACCCAGGGGCGGGCACCGTGACGGGGAACGCTTTCGGGAGGACGCCAATGCAGCCCCCTCCGAGGGGTGAGTCCCACCGGCACGGCCCGGGAGGCCCTCAGGACCCGCGGGGCCGCGTTGCCGCCGGCAGcgcctggctgagggcagcgGCGCGCAGCCCGAGGCGGGGCCCTGGCGGAGGGGTCCTGCCGGCGGGCCAG GCGCAGTCTCAGCCGCGCTCCCCGGGTTGCCCGCACACGGGTCACGGCGGCGGGAACAGGGAGGAGGGGCGGCCGCAGCGTCGCCACCGCCGCGGGCTGCGCACCCGCGCCAAGGCTCCCCTCGCCACCACCGGGCCGGCCCGGGCGCACCGAGGGAACGCGGCGACAACCCTCGGGCCGCGCCCTGGGGCACCGTCACCGCCCTCCCACCGGCCGGAGCTCCTCGCAGGCGCCGCCGGCGGCTCCTCCCAGCCCCGGCCCCTGCCGGTGCCCCTCGCCGCGCCCCCAGGGCGCTCTCCCAAGCGGCCGCTGGGCGCCCCCTGCCCTCCGCCGCGCCCCGTCCCCTCAGCGCCCGGGGAGGGAGGAACGGCGGTAACGCCGTCCATGCCAGCCCGGTGGCTCGGACCGCCAGGGCCCCGCcgctctgagctgcagagctgcggGCGGCCACCCGCCAGTAGCGGCCGGGGACAGCCCTCGCCGGTGGAAGGCCAAGCGGCCGGAGCAGGAGTGCGGCGGCGGTCACTCACCTGCCTGCGACAGCCCCCGCCGCGCCGCCAGCCCCGCTCTGT TCGGGTGCGGTGTCCTGCCTCGGGAGGGCAATTCGTGATGAAGATGGCACCGGCAAAGTGCCGTATTGCTCTTCAATCAGCTGTAGAAACTGCAGAATCCAGCACTGATGTCAAATGA